Within the Mycobacterium gordonae genome, the region CCAACGGGGGCAGCTGGCCAGACCGGCTGGGCGGTGTCCTTGCGTTCTTTGCGCGGTGATGTGGTCGATTTTGTCGCTGACCGGAGATGGCGGGGGAGAACTCGTGCAGTCCGGGGAGGTCGAAGCTGTGAACGCGCACTATGTGACGGAGCTGCCGCCGACAGATACCGAGGTAGCCGGGAAAACGAGTGACGAACTACCCAAATCCGTCGATAAAGAACAATGCCAGTCAATAACCCGTATCACACCGCGGAGGCCAGCAGATGTCGAGCTACGAAAAAGCTGGGGCTGCCCGCATCACATTTATCGGGCTGCGGCGCATGCTGAATGAGCGGCTAATGGAAAAAGAGTCCCTCAGCCACGAGGCTGAGCCGCCTCTCCTTTCCTGCTTGGACATGCGCGGCGCTGCACTGGCCGCTAACACAAGAAGGGCGACGCAGGTAGCGAAATTGTTGAGAAGGATTTGGCTCGTGGTGGTCATTGCGGTAGTCGGCGCGGCGGCGACATTTGCCATTCATCGCCTGCGTGGTGTTTTCGGAATTCACAACAATATTTCGGACCGAGTGGCAGTGTCCGATGACATGAAACCGTTTAATCCGAAGAAGATCGCCTACGAGATCTTCGGGGCGATAGGCACCGTGGCGAGTATCTCATTCCTCGACCTCAATGAACAGCCCAGGTTCGTGAGTGAAACTACGACGCCCTGGTCGCTTGAGGATATAACAACATTACCTTCGGTCAGCCTCAGTATAGTCGCGCAGGGAAATACCAATGAAATCGGCTGCCGGATACTTGTTAATGGCGAGGTGCGAGCCGAGAGAGTTGTAAACGAAGTTAACGCCCAGACATTCTGCGTGGTGAAATCCGCATGACCGGCAAGCGGAGCGCTCGACCGGGGCTAGCGCATACAATTAATCGGCTCGCGGTGCCTATTATCATGTTCTGGTTGGCATTCACTTTCATCGTCAATGTGTTCGTGCCGCAACTCGGATCAGTGGGGAAGGCTCGTTCGGTGCCGATGAGTCCTGATAGTGCGCCGTCATTACAGGCAATCAAACGCGCTGGAGCGGTTTTTCAGGAATTCGACTCCGATAGCGTCGCGATGATCATCCTCGAGGGTGACAGGCCACTTGGTGACGACGCGCACCGCTATTATGACGAATTAGTGCGCAAGCTTTCTCAAGATCGTCACGTACAACACATCCAGGATTTTTGGGGAGACCCGCTGACCGCGGCAGGTTCGCAGAGCGACGACGGTAAGGCCGCCTATGTTCAGGTCTACCTGGCTGGCAATCAAGGGCAAAGCTTGGCAAACGAATCGGTCGCCGCGATCCGGCACATTGTGGACAGTACGCTGGCGCCTGCCGGCGTAAGGGGCTATGTGACCGGCTCAGCGGCGCTGACGACGGACTTCTTGGACGCCGGGGACCGCGGAGTTCAGAAAGTCACCGTCATAACGATTCTAGTAATTGCGGTAATGTTGCTATTCGTTTATCGCTCGCTCGTCACTGTGATCGTCGTTCTTCTCATCGTCGGTATTGAACTGGCCGCGGCGCGCGGAGCTATTGCCTTCCTTGCGTTACATAACATCGTCGCTCTTTCGACTTTTGCCGTCAATCTGTTGGTGTTGCTCGCAATAGCAGCGGGCACGGACTATGCGATTTTCGTCGTTGGTCGTTATCAGGAGTTACGCCGTGCCGGCGCCAATCGCGAATCCGCGTTCTACGCAATGTTTCGCAGTACTGGTCATGTAGTGCTGGGCTCAGGTCTGACCGTTGCGGGTGCCATGTATTGCCTGAGCTTTACTCGGCTGCCTTACTTTCAAACACTGGGCGCACCCTGCGCAATAGGAATGCTTATCGTCGTCGCGGCTGCGCTCACCCTCGGACCCGCGGCACTTGCCGTTGGCAGCTACTTCGGCTTGTTCGAGCCCAGAGGGCCAATGAACACCCGCGGATGGCGGCGAGTCGGAACTGCGATCGTCCGGTGGCCCGCGCCAATCTTCGCGGCCGCCTGCGCTGCGTCACTCGTTGGCCTACTCGCATTGCCCGGGTACCGAACAAACTATGACAATGCACGCTATCTCCCTGCCGACACACCGGCGAATCTTGGCTATCACGCCGCAGATCGCCACTTCACACAAGCCAGGATGAACCCGGAGTTGTTGCTCATCGAAAGTGACCATGATTTGCGGAACCCCGCCGGCATGCTGGTGCTCGACCGAATAGCCAAGAGCGTTTTCCATGTTCCCGGGATTGCCCGTGTTCAGGCTGTGACAAGACCGCTAGGAACCCCAATCGCACATACATCAATCCCGTTTCTTATGAGCATGCAAAGTGTGACACAGAGCGAGAACATGCAATTCATGAAGAAGCGTATGGCGGACATGCTGACTCAGGCTGATGCCATGCAACAAACCGTCGACACGCTACAGCGTATGTATAACGTAATGTCTGAACTAGTAGCCAACACACACCAGATGGATGGCGACACGCATGAAATGGATATATTCACGCGCGAGCTAAGAGATCACATCGCCGATTTCAACGATTTCTGGCGGCCCATCCAAAGCTACTTCTATTGGGAGCGGCACTGCTTCGACGTTCCCATATGCTGGTCACTACGGTCGATATTTGACTCACTTGAAACTGTCGATCAGTTAAGCGAGAAGCTGGACAAGCTGACAAATGATTTCGATGTGATGGATGCTCTAATGCCGCAGATGCTTGCCCAGCTACCCCCTCAAATTGAATCGATGAAACTGATGCGGACCTTGACGCTATCCATGCACAGTTCGATGTCGTCAATGTATGACCAGCTCGACGTAATGAGCGAAAACGCTAGCGCTCTCGGACAGACTTTCGATGCGGCTAGAAACGATGACAGTTTCTACCTGCCGCCAGAAGTATTTGACAACCCTGATTTCAAACGCGGATTGCAGAAGTTCCTGTCACCTGATGGCAGGGCCGCTCGCTTCATCATTACTCACGAGGGGGATCCTGCCGCGCCAGAAGGGTTGTCGCGAGTTGATCCGATCAGACAAGCGGCAAAAGAAGCAATTAAGGGAACACCACTGGAGCGCGCTAAGATCTATATCGGCGGTGAGGCCTCGGTATACAAAGACCTCCGCGATGCGTCCAGTTATGACTTGTTGATCGCTGGCGTCGGAGCAGTGAGCCTGATCTTGATCATCATGCTGGTGCTCACGAGAAGTCTCATCGCCGCTTTTGTGATCGTAGGCACTGTGCTCCTTTCGCTCGGCGCTTCGTTTGGCCTTGCCGTGCTGCTTTGGCAGTACGTTCTGGCTATGGAATTGCATTGGATGGTTCTTGCGATGTCTGTGATTCTGCTCCTAGCAGTGGGATCCGATTACAACCTGCTGTTGGTGTCACGGTTTCGAGAAGAGGTAGGTGCCGGAATAAAGACCGGCGTGATCCGTGCGATGGCGGGGACCGGAGGGGTGGTGACATCCGCAGGCTTGGTGTTCGCCGCTACTATGACGTCCTTTGTGTTCAGCGATCTGCGCGTTATTGGCCAGGTGGGCACCACCATTGGTTTAGGCTTGTTGTTCGACACATTGGTCGTGCGCGCGTTTATGACACCGTCGGTCGCGATTCTGCTCGGGCGGTGGTTCTGGTGGCCGCAGAATGTGCGCTCACGTCCCGCCCGTCCGCATTGGGGTCGGGCCCGGAATCCGAGCGAGGGAAGGCGGGAAGTCGTTCACCCATCGGTCCACCCCACGGAATCCAGTGCGGTGTTGGCCGGTGAGCGTTGACGAGTTCCCACTCCTTCGGAGGCGAGCGCGAGGTCGATGTCCTTCGGTCGCTGGACCTGCCTCGGTCACCAAAACGCAGCAGTGATCGGCGTAAGGGGGATAGCGTCATGGCGATGGCGTAATGCCTCCATTGTCAGTGCCAACAAAAGTCCGCGCATTCTCCCCGGGAATCGTCAAAGCCACCCACGCCCTCTTTTCCGTTTGACTTCCCCACAGAGGTCCGGGTGAGGTATCGCCCAAGGCTGCAGGTTTCTTGGGGTAACCCGGAGGACCGGACGCGGCGGCTCCTCCGTGCGATCTCCCGCAAGCGTCGGTTCGGGCCACATGCGCCGAATCGGCTCCGGGTTGCGGACTTACCAATACCAATCAGGTGAGTTAAGTCGCCAACAGAGAA harbors:
- a CDS encoding MmpS family transport accessory protein, producing the protein MSSYEKAGAARITFIGLRRMLNERLMEKESLSHEAEPPLLSCLDMRGAALAANTRRATQVAKLLRRIWLVVVIAVVGAAATFAIHRLRGVFGIHNNISDRVAVSDDMKPFNPKKIAYEIFGAIGTVASISFLDLNEQPRFVSETTTPWSLEDITTLPSVSLSIVAQGNTNEIGCRILVNGEVRAERVVNEVNAQTFCVVKSA
- a CDS encoding MMPL/RND family transporter yields the protein MTGKRSARPGLAHTINRLAVPIIMFWLAFTFIVNVFVPQLGSVGKARSVPMSPDSAPSLQAIKRAGAVFQEFDSDSVAMIILEGDRPLGDDAHRYYDELVRKLSQDRHVQHIQDFWGDPLTAAGSQSDDGKAAYVQVYLAGNQGQSLANESVAAIRHIVDSTLAPAGVRGYVTGSAALTTDFLDAGDRGVQKVTVITILVIAVMLLFVYRSLVTVIVVLLIVGIELAAARGAIAFLALHNIVALSTFAVNLLVLLAIAAGTDYAIFVVGRYQELRRAGANRESAFYAMFRSTGHVVLGSGLTVAGAMYCLSFTRLPYFQTLGAPCAIGMLIVVAAALTLGPAALAVGSYFGLFEPRGPMNTRGWRRVGTAIVRWPAPIFAAACAASLVGLLALPGYRTNYDNARYLPADTPANLGYHAADRHFTQARMNPELLLIESDHDLRNPAGMLVLDRIAKSVFHVPGIARVQAVTRPLGTPIAHTSIPFLMSMQSVTQSENMQFMKKRMADMLTQADAMQQTVDTLQRMYNVMSELVANTHQMDGDTHEMDIFTRELRDHIADFNDFWRPIQSYFYWERHCFDVPICWSLRSIFDSLETVDQLSEKLDKLTNDFDVMDALMPQMLAQLPPQIESMKLMRTLTLSMHSSMSSMYDQLDVMSENASALGQTFDAARNDDSFYLPPEVFDNPDFKRGLQKFLSPDGRAARFIITHEGDPAAPEGLSRVDPIRQAAKEAIKGTPLERAKIYIGGEASVYKDLRDASSYDLLIAGVGAVSLILIIMLVLTRSLIAAFVIVGTVLLSLGASFGLAVLLWQYVLAMELHWMVLAMSVILLLAVGSDYNLLLVSRFREEVGAGIKTGVIRAMAGTGGVVTSAGLVFAATMTSFVFSDLRVIGQVGTTIGLGLLFDTLVVRAFMTPSVAILLGRWFWWPQNVRSRPARPHWGRARNPSEGRREVVHPSVHPTESSAVLAGER